In Flavobacterium lacustre, a genomic segment contains:
- a CDS encoding helix-turn-helix domain-containing protein, whose protein sequence is MVNTDDFIKRLEIILDYYSLNASSFADKIGVQRSSLSHLLSGRNKPSLDFILKILDGFPDVDLYWILNGKGTFPKNEENIMPKQNTFDELLKPNIPTPSKIEIVPENLFSKIQSTKHNDLLETKKTESQNTMKDSASGEIDKIVIFYKNGTFKSYIPD, encoded by the coding sequence ATGGTAAACACAGATGATTTTATAAAAAGATTAGAAATTATACTGGATTATTATAGCCTGAATGCCTCTTCATTTGCGGATAAAATTGGAGTACAACGTTCCAGTTTATCTCACCTGCTGTCCGGAAGGAACAAACCCAGTTTAGATTTTATTCTTAAAATTTTAGACGGTTTCCCTGATGTAGATTTATATTGGATTTTGAATGGCAAAGGAACTTTTCCAAAAAATGAAGAAAACATCATGCCTAAGCAAAATACATTTGATGAACTTTTAAAACCAAATATTCCCACTCCCTCCAAAATAGAAATTGTACCGGAAAATTTATTTTCTAAAATACAAAGCACAAAGCACAACGATTTATTAGAAACAAAAAAAACAGAATCTCAAAATACGATGAAAGATTCTGCTTCGGGCGAAATTGATAAAATTGTAATTTTTTATAAAAACGGAACTTTTAAGAGTTACATTCCAGATTAA
- a CDS encoding spermidine synthase: MIQKLFSYLVPIKIYQTKSAISKSIEVTWANGELVLDSENTNYSYGSLQRILKIGLKNIGFEKITAMDSVLVLGVAGGSVIKTLVDEIKFKGKITGVEIDAEIIEIANNYFKLNEIQNLDLHIEDAFEFVLKTKDKYNLIIIDIFQDTMMPNFLFEKFFIHRICHLLKSNGFVLFNTMCLNEKDNLRNEHYVTEFYKNQFKIKTIPRIEMHNELIVIEKLN, encoded by the coding sequence ATGATTCAAAAACTTTTCAGCTATCTTGTTCCAATAAAAATCTATCAGACAAAATCTGCTATTAGCAAATCTATAGAAGTTACTTGGGCAAATGGTGAATTAGTATTAGATTCTGAAAACACAAATTATTCCTACGGTAGCTTACAACGCATTTTAAAAATTGGATTGAAGAATATTGGTTTTGAAAAAATAACAGCAATGGACTCTGTTTTAGTTTTAGGTGTTGCAGGAGGAAGTGTTATTAAAACATTGGTAGACGAAATCAAATTTAAAGGAAAAATTACAGGAGTTGAAATTGATGCCGAAATAATCGAAATTGCAAATAATTATTTTAAGCTAAATGAAATTCAAAATTTAGACCTTCATATCGAAGATGCTTTCGAATTTGTTTTGAAAACCAAAGATAAATACAACTTAATCATCATTGATATTTTTCAAGATACTATGATGCCCAATTTTTTATTTGAAAAATTCTTTATTCATCGCATTTGTCATTTATTAAAAAGTAACGGTTTTGTATTATTCAATACCATGTGTTTGAATGAAAAAGACAATTTGAGAAATGAACACTATGTAACAGAATTTTATAAAAATCAATTCAAAATAAAAACCATTCCGCGTATTGAAATGCATAACGAATTGATTGTAATTGAGAAGTTAAACTAA
- a CDS encoding M14 family metallopeptidase encodes MNLEQMFQQYKEQSIQGRYITLENIEPLLQQLNSNNQVSVIGKSVLEKPIYKYQIGVGETRIFLWSQMHGNESTTTKALFDFLNLLNSDSELANQLLSTFTFCCIPILNPDGATLYTRENANKIDLNRDSQNLTQPESRVLRETFESFEPHYCFNLHDQRTIFGVGSTGKPATLSFLAPSYNEEREINDSRLKAINLIAGINDVLQQYIPGQVGRFDDSFNINCIGDTFQYLGVPTVLFEAGHFPNDYQREETRKYVFMALVSSFTILSENDIVSNGINKYLNISQNKVVFYDLMYKNIRINYDGIEKITNFAAQYKEELVDGQICFNAYISQIGDLENHFGHVEYDAEEALYKDDYDNFPKLNQKANFYLNNNMKFVNGLVKI; translated from the coding sequence ATGAATTTAGAGCAAATGTTCCAACAATATAAGGAGCAATCAATTCAGGGTCGTTACATTACTTTAGAAAATATCGAACCCTTATTACAGCAATTAAACAGCAATAATCAAGTTAGTGTTATTGGAAAATCAGTACTTGAAAAACCAATTTATAAGTATCAAATTGGTGTTGGAGAAACAAGAATTTTTCTTTGGTCTCAAATGCATGGTAATGAAAGTACGACCACAAAAGCGCTTTTTGATTTCTTGAATCTGTTAAACAGCGATTCGGAATTAGCAAATCAATTGTTAAGTACCTTTACTTTTTGTTGCATTCCGATTTTAAATCCGGATGGTGCTACTTTATATACACGAGAAAATGCTAATAAAATTGATTTAAATCGTGATTCTCAAAATTTGACACAGCCAGAAAGCAGGGTCTTGCGAGAAACTTTTGAATCATTTGAACCGCACTATTGCTTTAATTTGCATGATCAGCGTACTATTTTTGGAGTTGGAAGTACTGGAAAACCAGCAACTTTATCCTTTTTGGCGCCTTCTTATAATGAAGAAAGAGAGATTAATGATTCTCGATTGAAAGCAATTAATTTAATTGCGGGAATAAATGATGTTTTGCAACAATATATACCGGGGCAAGTGGGGCGTTTTGATGATTCATTTAATATTAACTGTATTGGCGATACGTTTCAGTATTTAGGTGTTCCGACAGTGTTGTTTGAAGCAGGACATTTTCCGAATGATTATCAAAGAGAAGAAACTCGAAAATATGTTTTTATGGCACTTGTGTCGAGTTTTACGATACTTAGCGAAAACGATATAGTTAGCAATGGAATTAATAAATATTTGAATATTTCACAAAATAAAGTCGTTTTTTATGATTTAATGTATAAAAACATCAGAATAAATTATGATGGTATTGAAAAAATCACCAATTTTGCAGCACAATACAAAGAAGAATTGGTTGATGGTCAGATTTGTTTTAATGCTTACATTAGTCAAATTGGCGATTTAGAAAATCATTTTGGTCATGTGGAGTATGATGCTGAAGAAGCTTTATATAAAGATGATTATGATAATTTTCCGAAATTAAATCAAAAGGCTAATTTTTATTTAAATAATAACATGAAATTTGTTAATGGATTAGTAAAAATTTAA
- a CDS encoding 1-acyl-sn-glycerol-3-phosphate acyltransferase codes for MKKQFYKWIFFRLMGWKIVGSIDPDIKKCVMMVMPHTSNHDFYLGVFTRGITGLEMHWVGKKELFRFPFGFYFRYMGGEPLDRTGGLNKVDSIAAIFKRKEVFRLAVAPEGTRTKVAELKTGFYYIALKANVPIIPVAFNFGKKEVNLGSPMLPSGNIDLDMSILTQHFIGVEGKIPENGYFFENK; via the coding sequence ATGAAGAAACAATTTTACAAATGGATATTTTTCAGGCTGATGGGTTGGAAAATTGTAGGTTCCATTGATCCGGATATTAAAAAATGCGTAATGATGGTAATGCCTCACACAAGTAATCATGATTTTTATTTGGGGGTTTTTACGCGAGGAATTACAGGATTAGAGATGCATTGGGTAGGAAAAAAAGAATTGTTTCGTTTTCCTTTCGGGTTTTATTTCAGATATATGGGGGGTGAACCATTAGACAGAACGGGCGGATTAAATAAAGTAGATTCAATTGCTGCTATTTTTAAAAGAAAAGAAGTTTTTAGACTTGCTGTTGCTCCCGAAGGGACTCGTACCAAAGTAGCGGAACTTAAAACCGGATTTTATTATATTGCTTTGAAAGCCAATGTGCCCATAATTCCAGTAGCATTTAATTTTGGTAAAAAAGAAGTTAACCTTGGAAGTCCTATGCTACCATCAGGAAATATTGATTTAGACATGAGTATTTTAACCCAACATTTTATAGGCGTTGAAGGAAAAATTCCTGAAAACGGATATTTTTTTGAAAATAAATAG
- a CDS encoding Lrp/AsnC family transcriptional regulator gives MSKFRLDEVDHQILDMLIDNTRVPFTDIAKKLLISAGTVHVRVKKMEDAGIIMGSSLVLDYDKLGYSFIAYVGVFLNNTSQTKFVLERINEIPFVTVASVTTGKFNIFCKIRAKDTKHAKDVIFMIDDIDGVYRTETMISLEESINDKKRLMHTIFKNM, from the coding sequence ATGAGTAAGTTTCGTTTAGATGAAGTAGATCATCAGATATTAGATATGTTGATTGACAACACAAGAGTTCCTTTTACGGATATTGCAAAAAAATTATTAATTTCTGCGGGAACAGTTCACGTTAGGGTTAAAAAAATGGAAGATGCCGGTATTATAATGGGGTCTTCACTAGTTCTTGATTATGATAAATTAGGATATTCTTTTATTGCTTATGTTGGAGTTTTTCTTAATAATACTTCTCAGACTAAATTTGTTTTGGAACGTATCAATGAGATTCCTTTTGTAACCGTAGCTTCTGTGACTACAGGAAAATTCAATATCTTTTGTAAAATTAGAGCAAAAGATACTAAACATGCTAAAGATGTAATCTTTATGATAGATGATATCGATGGTGTTTACAGAACAGAAACGATGATTTCACTTGAAGAAAGCATAAATGATAAGAAGCGCTTGATGCATACTATATTTAAAAATATGTAA
- a CDS encoding potassium channel family protein, which yields MKTIVKKLLLGKTSKGAKPKFNPIQKRIQNIQSIWNNDHQDDNGLEKIVRLFLSSSQLLFPGIYIKYWASKKGIEYQDLALDFYVLLKVVFPILILINHWQNNQWLIGILIYVFLETVFYIPTLIFASDMFSKPRSYKRSMLLLFFNYLEIAFAYAVFYSCDNYLNKPFHHWFDAIYFSIVTSSSIGYGDYYPVTTIGKFLVSTQALLFLFFIVLFLNFFSTKIKTRGYFDHENLE from the coding sequence ATGAAAACAATTGTAAAAAAATTGTTATTAGGAAAAACATCAAAAGGGGCAAAACCAAAGTTCAATCCCATTCAGAAACGGATACAAAACATTCAATCTATCTGGAACAACGACCATCAGGATGACAATGGTCTGGAAAAAATAGTTCGTTTATTTCTCTCCTCTTCACAATTACTTTTCCCAGGAATTTACATTAAATATTGGGCCAGTAAAAAAGGAATTGAATACCAGGATTTAGCTTTAGATTTTTATGTTTTGCTCAAAGTAGTATTTCCAATATTGATTTTAATAAACCATTGGCAAAACAATCAATGGCTTATTGGGATTCTGATTTACGTTTTTTTAGAAACTGTATTTTATATTCCAACACTCATTTTTGCTTCGGATATGTTTTCAAAACCACGTTCTTATAAACGATCTATGCTGTTGCTTTTTTTTAACTATTTAGAAATTGCGTTTGCTTATGCCGTTTTTTATTCCTGTGACAATTACCTGAACAAACCCTTTCACCATTGGTTTGATGCGATTTATTTCAGCATTGTGACTTCGTCATCTATAGGATATGGCGATTATTATCCGGTAACAACAATTGGGAAATTCTTAGTGAGTACCCAAGCCTTATTATTTCTGTTCTTTATTGTGCTTTTCTTAAATTTCTT